Proteins from a genomic interval of Pecten maximus chromosome 13, xPecMax1.1, whole genome shotgun sequence:
- the LOC117340378 gene encoding proline-rich receptor-like protein kinase PERK2, which translates to MLSLLELTAILEHWFSYPKYPNALPPCSPTPNTPTPSRHVLLPQIPQRPPAMFSDPKYPNALPPCSPTPNTPTPSRHVLLPQIPQRPPAMFSYPKYPNALPPCSPTPNTPTPSRHVLLPQIPQRPPAMFSYPKYPNALPPSSPTLIPQRPHATFSYPKYPNALPPSSPTPNTPTPSRHVLLPLIPQRPPATFSYP; encoded by the coding sequence ATGTTGAGTCTCTTGGAACTGACAGCAATCTTGGAACACTGGTTCTCCTACCCCAAATACCCCAACGCCCTCCCGCCATGTTCTCCTACCCCAAATACCCCAACACCCTCCCGCCATGTTCTCCTACCCCAAATACCCCAACGCCCTCCCGCCATGTTCTCCGACCCCAAATACCCCAACGCCCTCCCGCCATGTTCTCCTACCCCAAATACCCCAACGCCCTCCCGCCATGTTCTCCTACCCCAAATACCCCAACGCCCTCCCGCCATGTTCTCCTACCCCAAATACCCCAACGCCCTCCCGCCATGTTCTCCTACCCCTAATACCCCAACGCCCTCCCGCCATGTTCTCCTACCCCAAATACCCCAACGCCCTCCCGCCATGTTCTCCTACCCCAAATACCCCAACGCCCTCCCGCCCAGTTCTCCTACCCTAATACCCCAACGCCCTCACGCCACGTTCTCCTACCCCAAATACCCCAACGCCCTCCCGCCAAGTTCTCCTACCCCTAATACCCCAACGCCCTCCCGCCACGTTCTCCTACCCCTAATACCCCAACGCCCTCCCGCCACGTTCTCCTACCCCTAA
- the LOC117340379 gene encoding spore wall protein 2-like, with protein sequence MSQMLDRDTWGSPNQARECPDRDTRGSPNQARECPDRDTRGSPNQARECPDRDTRGSPNHDRECPDRDTRGSPNQARECPDRDTRGSPNHDRECPDRDTRGSPNQARECPDRDTRGSPNQARECPDRDTRGSPNQARECPDRDTRGSPNQARECPDRDTRGSPNQARECPDRDTRGSPNHDRECPDRDTRGSPNHDRECPDRDTRGSPNQARECPDRDTWGSPNHDRECPDRDTRGSPNQARECPDRDTRGSPNQARECPDRDTRGSPNQARECPDRDTRGSPNQARECPDRDTRGSPNQARECPDRDTWGSPNQARECPDRDTRGSPNQARECPDRDTWGSPNQARECPDRDTRGSPNQARECPDRDTWGSPNQARECPDRDTRGSPNQARECPDRDTWGSPNHDRECPDRDTRGSPNQARECPDRDTWGSPNQARECPDRDTWGSPNQARECPDRDTRGSPNQARECPDRDTRGSPNQARECPDRDTRGSPNHDRECPDRDTRGSPNQARECPDRDTRGSPNQARECPDRDTWGSPNQVRECLDRDTRGSPNQVRECPDRDTRGSPNQARECPDRDTWGSPNQARECPDRDTRGSPNQVRECPDRDTRGSPNQARECPDRDTRGSPNHDRECPDRDTWGSPNQARECPDRDTRGSPNHDRECPDRDTRGSPNQARECPDRDTWGSPNQARECPDRDTRGSPNQARECPDRDTRGSPNQARECPDRDTRGSPNQARECPDRDTRGSPNQARECPDRDTRGSPNQARECPDRDTRGSPNHDRECPDRDTRGSPNHDRECPDRDTRGSPNQARECPDRDTWGSPNQARECPDRDTRGSPNQARECPDRDTRGSPNQARECPDRDTRGSPNHDRECPDRDTRGSPNHDRECPDRDTRGSPNQAGECPDRDTWGSPNQARECPDRDTRGSPNQARECPDRDTRGSPNQARECPDRDTWGSPNQVRECLDRDTRGSPNQARECPDRDTRGSPNQVRECPDRDTRGSPNQARECPDRDTRGSPNHDRECPDRDTWGSPNQARECPDRDTRGSPNHDRECPDRDTRGSPNQARECPDRDTRGSPNHDRECPDRDTWGSPNQARECPDRDTRGSPNQARECPDRDTWGSPNQARECPDRDTRGSPNQARECPDRDTWGSPNQARECPDRDTRGSPNQARECPDRDTRGSPNQTREACSFNTTFKPPCSIPFIYN encoded by the exons ATGTCACAAATGTTG GACAGGGATACTTGGGGTTCTCCTAACCAGGCCAGAGAGTGTCCTGACAGGGATACTAGGGGTTCTCCTAACCAGGCCAGAGAGTGTCCTGACAGGGATACTAGGGGTTCTCCTAACCAGGCCAGAGAGTGTCCTGACAGGGATACTAGGGGTTCTCCTAACCATGACAGAGAGTGTCCTGACAGGGATACTAGGGGTTCTCCTAACCAGGCCAGAGAGTGTCCTGACAGGGATACTAGGGGTTCTCCTAACCATGACAGAGAGTGTCCTGACAGGGATACTAGGGGTTCTCCTAACCAGGCCAGAGAGTGTCCTGACAGGGATACTAGGGGTTCTCCTAACCAGGCCAGAGAGTGTCCAGACAGGGATACTAGGGGTTCTCCTAACCAGGCCAGAGAGTGTCCTGACAGGGATACTAGGGGTTCTCCTAACCAGGCCAGAGAGTGTCCTGACAGGGATACTAGGGGATCTCCTAACCAGGCCAGAGAGTGTCCTGACAGGGATACTAGGGGTTCTCCTAACCATGACAGAGAGTGTCCTGACAGGGATACTAGGGGTTCTCCTAACCATGACAGAGAGTGTCCTGACAGGGATACTAGGGGTTCTCCTAACCAGGCCAGAGAGTGTCCTGACAGGGATACTTGGGGTTCTCCTAACCATGACAGAGAGTGTCCTGACAGGGATACTAGGGGTTCTCCTAACCAGGCCAGAGAGTGTCCTGACAGGGATACTAGGGGTTCTCCTAACCAGGCCAGAGAGTGTCCTGACAGGGATACTAGGGGTTCTCCTAACCAGGCCAGAGAGTGTCCTGACAGGGATACTAGGGGTTCTCCTAACCAGGCCAGAGAGTGTCCTGACAGGGATACTAGGGGTTCTCCTAACCAGGCCAGAGAGTGTCCTGACAGGGATACTTGGGGTTCTCCTAACCAGGCCAGAGAGTGTCCTGACAGGGATACTAGGGGTTCTCCTAACCAGGCCAGAGAGTGTCCTGACAGGGATACTTGGGGTTCTCCTAACCAGGCCAGAGAGTGTCCTGACAGGGATACTAGGGGTTCTCCTAACCAGGCCAGAGAGTGTCCTGACAGGGATACTTGGGGTTCTCCTAACCAGGCCAGAGAGTGTCCTGACAGGGATACTAGGGGTTCTCCTAACCAGGCCAGAGAGTGTCCTGACAGGGATACTTGGGGTTCTCCTAACCATGACAGAGAGTGTCCTGACAGGGATACTAGGGGTTCTCCTAACCAGGCCAGAGAGTGTCCTGACAGGGATACTTGGGGTTCTCCTAACCAGGCCAGAGAGTGTCCTGACAGGGATACTTGGGGTTCTCCTAACCAGGCCAGAGAGTGTCCTGACAGGGATACTAGGGGTTCTCCTAACCAGGCCAGAGAGTGTCCTGACAGGGATACTAGGGGTTCTCCTAACCAGGCCAGAGAGTGTCCTGACAGGGATACTAGGGGTTCTCCTAACCATGACAGAGAGTGTCCTGACAGGGATACTAGGGGTTCTCCTAACCAGGCCAGAGAGTGTCCTGACAGGGATACTAGGGGTTCTCCTAACCAGGCCAGAGAGTGTCCTGACAGGGATACTTGGGGTTCTCCTAACCAGGTCAGAGAGTGTCTTGACAGGGATACTAGGGGTTCTCCTAACCAGGTCAGAGAGTGTCCAGACAGGGATACTAGGGGTTCTCCTAACCAGGCCAGAGAGTGTCCTGACAGGGATACTTGGGGTTCTCCTAACCAGGCCAGAGAGTGTCCTGACAGGGATACTAGGGGTTCTCCTAACCAGGTCAGAGAGTGTCCTGACAGGGATACTAGGGGTTCTCCTAACCAGGCCAGAGAGTGTCCGGACAGGGATACTAGGGGTTCTCCTAACCATGACAGAGAGTGTCCGGACAGGGATACTTGGGGTTCTCCTAACCAGGCCAGAGAGTGTCCGGACAGGGATACTAGGGGTTCTCCTAACCATGACAGAGAGTGTCCGGACAGGGATACTAGGGGTTCTCCTAACCAGGCCAGAGAGTGTCCTGACAGGGATACTTGGGGTTCTCCTAACCAGGCCAGAGAGTGTCCTGACAGGGATACTAGGGGTTCTCCTAACCAGGCCAGAGAGTGTCCTGACAGGGATACTAGGGGTTCTCCTAACCAGGCCAGAGAGTGTCCAGACAGGGATACTAGGGGTTCTCCTAACCAGGCCAGAGAGTGTCCTGACAGGGATACTAGGGGTTCTCCTAACCAGGCCAGAGAGTGTCCTGACAGGGATACTAGGGGATCTCCTAACCAGGCCAGAGAGTGTCCTGACAGGGATACTAGGGGTTCTCCTAACCATGACAGAGAGTGTCCTGACAGGGATACTAGGGGTTCTCCTAACCATGACAGAGAGTGTCCTGACAGGGATACTAGGGGTTCTCCTAACCAGGCCAGAGAGTGTCCTGACAGGGATACTTGGGGTTCTCCTAACCAGGCCAGAGAGTGTCCTGACAGGGATACTAGGGGTTCTCCTAACCAGGCCAGAGAGTGTCCTGACAGGGATACTAGGGGTTCTCCTAACCAGGCCAGAGAGTGTCCTGACAGGGATACTAGGGGTTCTCCTAACCATGACAGAGAGTGTCCTGACAGGGATACTAGGGGTTCTCCTAACCATGACAGAGAGTGTCCTGACAGGGATACTAGGGGTTCTCCTAACCAGGCCGGAGAGTGTCCTGACAGGGATACTTGGGGTTCTCCTAACCAGGCCAGAGAGTGTCCTGACAGGGATACTAGGGGTTCTCCTAACCAGGCCAGAGAGTGTCCTGACAGGGATACTAGGGGTTCTCCTAACCAGGCCAGAGAGTGTCCTGACAGGGATACTTGGGGTTCTCCTAACCAGGTCAGAGAGTGTCTTGACAGGGATACTAGGGGTTCTCCTAACCAGGCCAGAGAGTGTCCTGACAGGGATACTAGGGGTTCTCCTAACCAGGTCAGAGAGTGTCCTGACAGGGATACTAGGGGTTCTCCTAACCAGGCCAGAGAGTGTCCGGACAGGGATACTAGGGGTTCTCCTAACCATGACAGAGAGTGTCCGGACAGGGATACTTGGGGTTCTCCTAACCAGGCCAGAGAGTGTCCGGACAGGGATACTAGGGGTTCTCCTAACCATGACAGAGAGTGTCCGGACAGGGATACTAGGGGTTCTCCTAACCAGGCCAGAGAGTGTCCAGACAGGGATACTAGGGGTTCTCCTAACCATGACAGAGAGTGTCCGGACAGGGATACTTGGGGTTCTCCTAACCAGGCCAGAGAGTGTCCTGACAGGGATACTAGGGGTTCTCCTAACCAGGCCAGAGAGTGTCCTGACAGGGATACTTGGGGTTCTCCTAACCAGGCCAGAGAGTGTCCGGACAGGGATACTAGGGGTTCTCCTAACCAGGCCAGAGAGTGTCCGGACAGGGATACTTGGGGTTCTCCTAACCAGGCCAGAGAGTGTCCTGACAGGGATACTAGGGGTTCTCCTAACCAGGCCAGAGAGTGTCCTGACAGGGATACTAGGGGTTCTCCTAACCAGACCAGAGAAGCCTGCTCCTTCAACACTACGTTCAAACCACCCTGCTCCATCccttttatatataactaa